One Bacteroidota bacterium DNA window includes the following coding sequences:
- a CDS encoding 4Fe-4S dicluster domain-containing protein → MEKFGYTISTGRLIDYDKNDKTLYYYLKNNEPSIQLCIGCGGCTATCSSGNFTNFNFRKLHLLISRGELTNIEQEISKCMLCGKCKLVCPRGVNTRNVIFRIKRWIYENQSKILILDTEI, encoded by the coding sequence ATGGAGAAATTTGGATATACAATATCAACCGGACGTTTGATAGATTATGATAAAAATGACAAAACACTTTATTATTATCTTAAAAACAATGAGCCTTCAATTCAGCTTTGTATTGGTTGTGGAGGATGCACTGCGACGTGCAGTAGTGGGAATTTTACAAATTTCAACTTCAGGAAACTACATCTGCTTATCTCAAGAGGTGAACTTACAAATATTGAACAGGAAATTTCAAAATGTATGCTTTGCGGAAAATGTAAATTGGTTTGCCCCAGAGGAGTAAACACCCGAAATGTTATATTCAGGATCAAACGGTGGATTTATGAAAACCAATCCAAGATCTTGATACTTGATACTGAAATCTAA
- a CDS encoding FAD-dependent oxidoreductase: protein MAQKKVAVVGGGIAGMEVASQLDYLGHSVVLLEKEKELGGHVRDWFQLFPDRRPGSEVLDHLKTKMQNSKVAVKTSAEIIDIDLKAKRIGLLDHQSGMYEVDAIVLASGFDLFDARLKEEYGYGIYKNVITSVELEEIFKSDNHLNPLGKTPKRIGFVHCVGSRDEKCNNNHCSKVCCVTAVKQAIELRMLYPEAEIICYYMDMRMFGLNYEEMYRESQEAYGIKYIRGRVSEAAENIDSSIQIKVEDTLSGRPLKMNVDLLVLLIGMLPSKGTNNLGEKLGLNFEKNGFIMGKDSHFQSNLTNEDGIFIAGTSGGPMNISDTISHARAAALEVDQFLKHKN from the coding sequence ATGGCACAAAAAAAAGTAGCAGTAGTCGGTGGAGGAATTGCTGGTATGGAGGTTGCATCCCAACTTGACTATTTGGGTCATTCGGTTGTTTTATTAGAAAAGGAAAAAGAACTGGGCGGTCATGTGCGGGATTGGTTTCAACTATTCCCTGACCGAAGGCCCGGATCAGAGGTTTTAGATCATTTAAAAACTAAAATGCAGAATTCAAAAGTTGCTGTAAAAACATCGGCCGAAATTATTGATATAGATCTAAAAGCTAAACGTATTGGGCTTCTTGACCATCAAAGTGGCATGTATGAAGTAGATGCCATCGTGCTTGCAAGCGGATTCGATTTGTTCGACGCCCGCTTGAAAGAAGAATATGGTTACGGAATTTATAAGAATGTAATCACCTCGGTCGAATTAGAAGAAATATTCAAATCGGACAATCATTTAAATCCTTTAGGAAAAACACCAAAACGCATAGGATTTGTGCACTGTGTTGGATCGAGGGATGAAAAATGCAATAACAACCATTGTTCGAAAGTTTGCTGTGTAACAGCAGTAAAACAAGCCATAGAATTGCGAATGTTATATCCCGAAGCAGAAATCATTTGCTACTATATGGATATGCGAATGTTTGGGTTAAATTATGAAGAAATGTATCGCGAATCACAGGAAGCATATGGTATTAAATATATCAGGGGAAGGGTATCTGAAGCAGCTGAAAATATTGATAGCTCCATTCAGATAAAGGTGGAAGATACCTTATCCGGTCGCCCCTTAAAAATGAATGTGGATTTGTTGGTATTACTTATCGGTATGCTTCCCTCAAAAGGAACAAACAATCTGGGAGAAAAATTGGGTTTGAATTTCGAAAAAAATGGATTCATCATGGGAAAGGACTCCCATTTCCAATCAAATCTTACAAACGAAGATGGTATTTTTATCGCAGGAACTTCGGGAGGGCCTATGAATATCTCGGATACCATCAGCCATGCAAGGGCAGCTGCGCTGGAAGTTGATCAATTTTTAAAACACAAGAATTGA
- a CDS encoding heterodisulfide reductase subunit B, producing the protein MNKVNKTIIWKEYQKEIPDDHYFFVRSCIRQNFFPGSEIFFMKLLQKHLGKDIFEDPRHTTCTGIGYHADVVPFNTIMTVVARHFALMTEAGYKHMVISCVTSFGIYEEILETWKHFPEIEQKVRKDLKKATGREFEKPKTITHCSDIIYKFRNEIANLNKFSLVNQFTNEPLHVVEHVGCHYSKMFPAYGVGGAEFPQVLSGMIRAWGGKVVDYPERRHCCGFGFRQYLVQANRGYSVANTKKKFESMEAFKPDLIICNCPGCTMFMDKWQYTIAEMEGKTYGKENIGIPVLTYEELTGLLMGYNPWDLGLQMHQVQSELLMDKIGIQYDEFAKYKTKDGDDIGQPKIPDLLAIPAYSNCKS; encoded by the coding sequence ATGAACAAAGTTAATAAAACAATAATTTGGAAAGAATACCAAAAAGAGATTCCTGACGATCATTATTTCTTTGTTAGAAGCTGTATTCGTCAAAATTTTTTTCCGGGTTCAGAAATTTTTTTCATGAAGCTTTTGCAAAAACATTTAGGGAAAGATATTTTTGAAGACCCCCGGCATACAACTTGCACAGGCATTGGCTATCATGCGGATGTTGTTCCCTTCAATACCATCATGACCGTTGTTGCCCGGCATTTTGCCTTGATGACTGAAGCCGGTTACAAACATATGGTTATTTCCTGTGTAACCTCCTTTGGGATTTATGAAGAAATTTTGGAAACCTGGAAACATTTTCCTGAAATTGAGCAAAAAGTGAGGAAAGACTTAAAGAAGGCAACCGGACGGGAATTTGAAAAGCCAAAAACGATTACGCATTGTTCCGATATTATTTATAAATTCCGAAACGAAATTGCCAACCTTAATAAATTCAGCCTGGTCAATCAATTTACCAACGAACCGCTTCATGTAGTTGAACATGTTGGTTGTCATTATTCAAAAATGTTCCCTGCTTACGGAGTTGGAGGTGCCGAATTCCCACAAGTACTATCGGGAATGATTAGAGCGTGGGGAGGCAAAGTTGTAGATTATCCTGAACGAAGGCATTGCTGTGGTTTCGGGTTTCGGCAATATCTGGTTCAAGCCAACAGGGGTTATTCAGTGGCCAATACAAAAAAGAAATTTGAATCGATGGAAGCCTTTAAGCCCGATCTGATTATTTGTAATTGCCCTGGTTGCACCATGTTCATGGATAAATGGCAATATACCATCGCCGAAATGGAAGGCAAAACCTATGGGAAAGAAAATATCGGCATCCCGGTTCTTACCTACGAAGAGTTAACCGGATTACTTATGGGTTATAATCCTTGGGATTTAGGTTTGCAGATGCATCAGGTACAATCCGAATTATTAATGGATAAAATAGGGATTCAATATGATGAATTTGCTAAATACAAAACTAAGGATGGTGATGATATCGGTCAACCTAAGATTCCTGATTTATTAGCAATTCCGGCATATTCAAACTGTAAATCATAA
- a CDS encoding 4Fe-4S dicluster domain-containing protein, with the protein MPTLFEQLQEDVRFVEGFNSCMNCGVCTAICPAAEFYNYDPRIIVDIIQSRDEEKIESLLCGETIWYCGQCMSCKTRCPRGNVPGSIIMSLRYLSQKLGCFTDSEKGRQQFAVKRTVGDNILKYGYCIYPDAVIPELHPEQGPVWEWIHQHAPDVYERFGASYKKDGGGVLRNTSEESLNELKQIFIQTGGQYLFDCIEKYSVQKAKEMNIPIGEGIKNDYFYHTYTFNSGKHYRDEQS; encoded by the coding sequence ATGCCAACATTATTTGAGCAACTTCAAGAAGATGTTCGATTTGTGGAGGGATTCAATTCCTGCATGAATTGCGGGGTTTGCACTGCAATTTGTCCGGCTGCAGAATTTTACAATTATGATCCGCGCATCATTGTTGACATAATTCAAAGCAGGGATGAAGAAAAAATCGAATCACTATTATGCGGTGAAACTATTTGGTATTGCGGACAATGCATGTCGTGTAAAACCCGTTGCCCACGTGGAAATGTTCCAGGCTCAATCATCATGTCACTTCGGTATTTATCACAAAAACTAGGATGTTTTACCGATTCCGAAAAAGGCCGCCAACAATTTGCAGTTAAACGCACCGTAGGCGATAATATTCTCAAATATGGCTACTGCATATATCCCGATGCAGTAATCCCAGAATTACACCCTGAGCAAGGGCCTGTCTGGGAATGGATTCATCAACATGCCCCAGATGTGTATGAGCGATTTGGGGCAAGCTACAAAAAAGATGGAGGAGGCGTATTAAGAAATACTTCCGAGGAATCATTAAACGAACTCAAGCAAATATTTATACAAACTGGGGGGCAATATTTATTCGACTGTATTGAAAAATACTCAGTACAAAAAGCCAAAGAAATGAATATTCCAATCGGTGAAGGCATAAAGAACGATTATTTCTATCATACTTACACGTTCAATAGTGGAAAACATTATCGTGATGAACAAAGTTAA
- a CDS encoding response regulator transcription factor — protein MQKINIIIVDDHALFRSGLITLLSDLEEIDHVYEASNGKVFLDMIDKIDPDIVLMDINMPEIDGVEATIRSLEKKPDLKIIALSMYSEEEYYFKMINAGVKGFLIKDSTINEVREAIRIVANGGNYFSQEILYKLIKNGPELNKNDETLSERETEILTLICRGESNQEIADKLFLSKRTVDKHRANILDKTNCRNTACLVVYALKWDLVKL, from the coding sequence ATGCAAAAAATTAATATTATCATCGTCGATGATCACGCCTTATTCCGCAGCGGATTGATTACCTTGCTGAGTGATTTGGAAGAAATCGATCATGTTTATGAAGCTTCGAACGGGAAAGTTTTTCTCGATATGATTGATAAAATTGATCCTGACATCGTATTAATGGATATCAATATGCCTGAAATTGACGGGGTTGAAGCAACTATCCGATCTTTGGAAAAAAAGCCTGATTTAAAAATCATCGCACTTTCGATGTACAGCGAAGAAGAATATTATTTCAAAATGATCAATGCAGGTGTTAAAGGATTTTTAATTAAAGATTCCACCATTAACGAGGTTAGAGAAGCTATAAGAATTGTAGCAAACGGTGGAAATTATTTCTCTCAGGAAATTCTTTATAAACTCATTAAAAACGGACCGGAGTTAAATAAAAATGATGAAACTTTAAGTGAACGGGAAACAGAAATCCTTACCCTTATATGTCGGGGAGAATCGAATCAGGAAATAGCGGATAAACTCTTTTTAAGCAAAAGAACCGTTGACAAGCATCGTGCAAACATCCTTGATAAAACCAATTGCCGCAATACCGCCTGCCTTGTGGTTTATGCGCTCAAATGGGATTTGGTTAAACTCTAA
- a CDS encoding sensor histidine kinase, whose amino-acid sequence MFIKIALILSIVLQFSAALMAVPLIKKTKFNISWILISIALFLMAIRRLIELIPFIQKNTTLPEVTFAHWLGIFISIFLLVGVFYIRKIFDFLKHIDELRKESEQKVLETIILTEEKERRSFAKDLHDGLGPLLSSIKMLASALSQTKQEAKNKKIVDNMNLVAGEAITSIKEISNHLSPHILDNFGLISALKSFVDKVNISKGIRIKIDSNINEERLDFNVEVVLYRVICELINNTIKHASSKNIKIDLFKESQQLNIHYTDDGKGFDINDVLIKTEGRGYANIQSRIRSINGQLIFESQPNSGVDVKIYLKLYAKN is encoded by the coding sequence ATGTTTATCAAAATAGCCCTGATACTTTCAATCGTATTGCAGTTTTCGGCTGCCCTTATGGCTGTTCCATTAATTAAAAAGACCAAGTTCAACATCTCCTGGATACTTATTTCCATTGCCCTGTTTTTGATGGCCATAAGAAGGCTGATCGAGTTGATCCCATTCATACAAAAAAACACCACCTTGCCAGAAGTAACTTTTGCCCATTGGTTAGGAATTTTTATTTCAATATTTTTATTGGTAGGGGTATTTTACATTCGTAAAATATTTGATTTTCTCAAACATATTGACGAACTCAGAAAAGAATCAGAGCAAAAAGTATTAGAAACAATTATCCTTACCGAAGAAAAAGAAAGGCGAAGTTTTGCCAAAGATTTACACGATGGGTTAGGCCCCCTGCTTTCTTCAATAAAAATGTTGGCTTCTGCCCTTTCACAAACCAAACAAGAAGCAAAAAACAAAAAGATTGTCGACAATATGAATTTGGTTGCCGGAGAAGCCATCACTTCTATCAAAGAAATATCAAACCATTTAAGCCCCCATATCCTTGATAATTTTGGATTAATCAGCGCCCTTAAATCTTTTGTCGATAAAGTAAATATTTCCAAAGGCATCAGAATAAAGATCGACTCAAACATTAATGAGGAACGCCTTGATTTTAATGTGGAAGTAGTTTTATACAGGGTTATCTGTGAACTAATTAATAATACGATTAAACACGCATCCTCAAAAAACATAAAGATTGATTTGTTCAAAGAAAGCCAACAATTAAATATTCATTATACCGACGATGGCAAAGGGTTCGACATCAACGACGTTTTAATCAAAACCGAAGGAAGAGGCTATGCCAATATTCAATCAAGAATTCGTTCGATCAATGGTCAGCTAATTTTTGAAAGTCAGCCAAATTCGGGGGTGGATGTAAAAATATACTTGAAACTTTATGCAAAAAATTAA
- a CDS encoding (Fe-S)-binding protein, with amino-acid sequence MDTPDNSKIKIDVPVMADLAAHGKKPEYLFWVGSAGAFDDRYKKVSREFVKILNHLKIDYAVLGVEESDSGDIARRAGNEMLFQMQAMTNIEILNGYGVKKIITCDPHDYNTFKNEYPDFGGNYEVIHHSQFLAEQAKQGNFKFNDTFKGQKVTFHDPCYLGRANDEYEAPREILKALPVQNVEMARCKSVALCCGAGGGQMFKEAEKGDKEVFIERIEDAIETKADIVATACPFCMVMMTDGIKYKNKEEEMKNLDIAELVSLSLGL; translated from the coding sequence ATGGATACTCCAGACAACAGCAAAATTAAAATTGATGTCCCCGTTATGGCAGATTTGGCCGCACATGGCAAAAAACCTGAATACTTGTTTTGGGTAGGATCAGCCGGTGCTTTCGACGATAGATATAAAAAAGTAAGTCGTGAATTTGTGAAAATTCTGAACCACTTGAAAATCGATTATGCTGTTCTGGGAGTAGAAGAATCAGACAGTGGCGATATCGCGCGAAGAGCCGGAAATGAAATGCTTTTTCAGATGCAGGCCATGACGAATATCGAAATTTTAAATGGCTACGGAGTAAAGAAAATCATCACCTGCGACCCTCACGATTACAATACTTTTAAGAATGAATATCCTGATTTTGGTGGAAATTATGAGGTGATTCATCATTCTCAATTTTTGGCCGAGCAAGCCAAACAAGGCAATTTTAAATTTAACGATACTTTTAAAGGCCAAAAAGTTACTTTCCACGATCCTTGTTATTTAGGTCGTGCCAATGATGAGTATGAAGCTCCACGTGAAATTTTAAAAGCCTTGCCTGTTCAAAATGTTGAGATGGCAAGATGTAAAAGCGTTGCTTTATGCTGTGGAGCCGGGGGCGGACAAATGTTTAAAGAAGCCGAAAAAGGTGACAAAGAAGTTTTTATCGAACGCATTGAAGATGCCATTGAAACCAAGGCCGATATCGTGGCAACCGCTTGCCCGTTCTGTATGGTAATGATGACCGATGGCATCAAATACAAAAACAAAGAAGAAGAAATGAAGAACCTGGATATTGCGGAATTGGTTTCGCTGTCGTTGGGGTTATGA
- a CDS encoding four helix bundle protein has product MTKIDQFEDLECWQAARQLTKHVFQLSNTETLKSDFDTKKQFKSAALSTMNNIAEGFARYNKKDFIRFLDYAQSSASEVKSMTYILEDLNLLEKFEINKLREECDKVKSLTLGLLRYLEKKK; this is encoded by the coding sequence ATGACAAAAATTGATCAATTTGAGGATTTGGAATGTTGGCAAGCTGCTAGACAGTTAACAAAACATGTATTCCAATTATCTAACACTGAAACCTTAAAAAGCGATTTCGACACCAAAAAACAGTTTAAAAGTGCTGCCCTTTCTACCATGAATAATATCGCTGAAGGATTTGCAAGATATAATAAAAAAGATTTTATTCGTTTTCTCGATTATGCTCAAAGCTCAGCTTCAGAGGTAAAAAGCATGACCTATATTTTGGAAGACTTAAATTTATTAGAAAAATTTGAAATTAATAAACTCCGTGAAGAATGTGATAAAGTGAAAAGTCTCACATTGGGGTTATTAAGGTACTTAGAAAAGAAGAAATGA